A single genomic interval of Terriglobus albidus harbors:
- a CDS encoding SlyX family protein codes for MTRETLKLLSMILVFALLSSTSGAQSPAPGNPSQAQETPEQKITRLSMTITQVQSQVEEYQKQLQEMQRQLAELKQQLAASGAPATSGGTPPSQPAATPTLEERVDALESAVATHDSLKVESESKYPVSVTGLVLFNTFVNTHRVDVPATPTYALRGGGTTGFTMRQTVLGIDARGPHLFGATSRAQIRTDFFGSATNSEYSAGGLIRLRTARASLDWKNTEAFFSYDRTILVPDAPTSLASVAVPALSWSGNLWTWNPQVGVSQSIPLSPTSKLTLQTAFIDVGDPLLPSATSGSASTLAERSRWPGVQFRAGSSFGPADRETRFGLGGYFSPHRAADGSRFDAWAATADLHLPLGKYLLLTSNAYRGQALGGLGGGGYADFIYRDYEGATALRPIDDVGGWAQLAIKTGRFETNLAYGLDNPFSKQIRSRTASSSAPSYSGLTRNSTVMLNTIYSPNAYLQFSLEYKRLQSTFPSRDRYASDAIGLSGAYRF; via the coding sequence ATGACGCGCGAAACCCTCAAACTGCTGAGCATGATCCTGGTTTTCGCGCTGCTGTCATCTACGAGCGGGGCGCAATCTCCTGCGCCTGGAAACCCTTCTCAAGCGCAGGAGACGCCGGAGCAAAAAATCACTCGTCTTTCAATGACCATCACGCAGGTACAGTCGCAGGTGGAGGAATATCAGAAGCAGCTTCAGGAGATGCAGCGACAGCTCGCGGAACTGAAGCAACAGCTTGCCGCATCAGGGGCTCCTGCAACTTCAGGCGGGACACCACCCTCTCAGCCTGCTGCAACGCCAACCCTCGAAGAGCGTGTTGACGCACTGGAATCTGCGGTCGCCACCCACGATTCGTTGAAGGTTGAGTCCGAATCGAAATATCCGGTCTCAGTCACCGGCCTGGTGCTCTTCAATACTTTTGTTAACACACACCGTGTCGACGTTCCGGCCACTCCGACCTACGCCCTGCGAGGTGGTGGAACCACTGGCTTTACCATGCGTCAGACGGTACTTGGCATCGATGCACGCGGGCCGCATCTCTTTGGCGCGACCAGCCGAGCTCAGATCCGGACAGACTTTTTTGGCTCCGCTACAAATTCCGAATACTCCGCGGGAGGTCTTATCCGTCTTCGCACCGCCCGGGCTTCCCTGGACTGGAAGAATACCGAGGCATTCTTCTCGTACGATCGGACGATACTTGTTCCCGATGCACCAACCTCTTTGGCCTCGGTAGCCGTTCCCGCGCTCTCGTGGTCTGGAAATCTGTGGACATGGAATCCGCAGGTTGGCGTTAGCCAGTCGATCCCTCTATCGCCGACGTCGAAGCTCACGCTACAGACGGCTTTTATCGACGTTGGTGATCCACTGCTGCCCTCGGCTACTAGCGGGTCGGCTTCTACACTGGCAGAGCGAAGCAGATGGCCGGGTGTTCAGTTCCGCGCCGGCAGCAGCTTTGGCCCGGCCGACCGCGAAACGCGGTTCGGACTTGGCGGTTACTTCAGCCCGCATCGCGCCGCCGATGGAAGTCGGTTCGATGCGTGGGCGGCTACGGCCGATCTCCATCTTCCTCTTGGGAAGTACCTTCTGCTTACCTCGAATGCCTACCGTGGGCAGGCATTGGGCGGACTTGGCGGTGGTGGCTATGCCGACTTCATCTATCGTGATTACGAAGGGGCCACTGCACTTCGGCCAATCGACGATGTCGGTGGGTGGGCTCAGCTTGCCATCAAGACCGGCCGTTTTGAAACCAACCTTGCCTATGGCCTCGATAACCCCTTCAGTAAGCAGATCCGCTCCCGGACGGCCAGTTCGTCGGCTCCCTCATATTCCGGGCTGACACGCAACAGCACAGTCATGCTGAATACGATCTACAGCCCGAATGCCTACCTGCAATTCTCACTCGAGTACAAACGGCTGCAATCAACTTTCCCAAGCCGCGACCGCTATGCAAGCGACGCAATTGGACTCTCAGGGGCTTATCGATTCTGA
- a CDS encoding GumC family protein: protein MSETPVWVHNGGILWRHRRLLVRVFLIAAACSLTLAFVIPKRYSSTAMIMPPANTNSSSVMIAALAGRALGGGSNNSFSSLAGSLLGTGNTTALYIDLIKSGTISDHLIERFELQKVYDKRYRIDTAKKLARRTSVAEDKKSGVITITVEDSDRVRARDLAQGYLDELNLLLTHTATTSAHQERVFIERRLQTAHTDLIRAQKELSNFSTSHTTIDIKEQTRAMVDAMARVQAELIAEQSSLSSLRQIYGDQNIRVKSAESRIGSLQQRLNSIAGPSNSGVDVPVSNDQPYPALRSLPQLAVPYAELYRNLRIQETLFELLTQQYELSRIEEAKDVPVVSVIDTPGIAEKKSFPPRTLLTLALTVMSLLITAAFLLIRDRWEQIPAETPQKIFLQQIAASGNRVLHRIPGVRR from the coding sequence ATGAGCGAGACTCCGGTCTGGGTTCACAACGGTGGGATCCTATGGCGGCATCGGCGGTTGCTGGTGCGTGTTTTTCTCATCGCCGCGGCCTGCTCTCTCACGCTGGCATTTGTGATCCCGAAGCGCTACTCATCTACGGCGATGATCATGCCGCCGGCGAATACAAACTCCAGCTCGGTCATGATCGCAGCTCTGGCGGGGCGGGCTCTCGGAGGCGGCTCCAACAATAGCTTCAGTAGTCTCGCCGGAAGCTTACTCGGCACAGGAAACACGACAGCACTGTACATCGACCTCATCAAGAGCGGCACGATCAGCGATCACCTCATTGAACGCTTCGAGCTCCAAAAGGTCTATGACAAACGTTATCGCATCGACACGGCCAAGAAGCTTGCGCGGCGCACTTCTGTCGCTGAGGACAAAAAGAGCGGTGTTATCACGATCACGGTAGAAGATAGTGACCGGGTTCGCGCTCGCGATCTGGCTCAGGGATACCTCGACGAACTGAACCTTCTTCTCACGCATACCGCGACCACTTCGGCACACCAGGAACGAGTCTTCATCGAGCGGCGGCTACAGACCGCACATACGGACTTAATCCGCGCGCAAAAGGAACTGAGCAACTTCTCAACCTCACATACAACCATCGATATCAAGGAGCAGACGCGAGCCATGGTTGATGCGATGGCGCGCGTCCAGGCGGAGCTGATCGCCGAACAGTCAAGTCTGAGTTCTCTTCGCCAGATCTATGGCGATCAGAACATCCGGGTCAAATCTGCCGAGTCGCGTATTGGAAGCCTTCAGCAAAGGCTAAATTCCATTGCCGGACCATCCAACTCCGGTGTGGACGTTCCAGTATCGAACGATCAGCCGTATCCTGCACTTCGCAGCCTGCCACAGCTGGCAGTTCCCTATGCCGAGCTGTATCGCAACCTTCGTATCCAGGAGACCTTATTCGAACTGCTTACGCAGCAGTACGAGCTATCGCGCATTGAAGAGGCTAAGGACGTTCCGGTCGTTAGTGTCATCGACACGCCTGGTATTGCAGAAAAGAAGTCATTCCCTCCCCGCACATTGCTCACTCTCGCTCTCACCGTGATGAGCCTTTTGATTACCGCGGCCTTTCTCCTCATTCGAGATCGCTGGGAACAAATACCGGCAGAGACACCACAGAAGATCTTCCTGCAACAGATAGCGGCCTCTGGAAACCGCGTCCTTCATCGAATCCCAGGAGTACGCAGATGA
- a CDS encoding nucleotidyltransferase domain-containing protein: protein MDFFCSNSIDHLQGLNPSATEWCRLLQWLHVSGLALYFFDRLTSLQLSDRLPPAIHEELEQAFTDNTLRSRAFLEETLRLNRAFQDEGVLYANLKGITLCPFSVPRMELRSQLDLDFLVDPACAERAHAILERCGYRLHAVSGKSMEFKTPGRSNPRLSDLYKVTPHRSVELHVEPEGSPRLHRVEWIRREGLSMPSLSPVDHYLSQALHLFKHIRGEFTRLSWFLEFRHHTEARKADSIFWNDFLSLLQDDKKTALGYGIAATTSQELLDRFVPSHVSAVTEPLLSMATRYWITRYSRTALLTDFPGSKLYLLLEEELTRKEAFAGRSVQAALLPRRLPPGINCKPEQDSLSAKLYRLRQQVPYVFFRLRFHLVEGARYLMASMQWRQFLSGSAQ, encoded by the coding sequence ATGGATTTTTTTTGCTCCAACAGCATCGATCATCTGCAAGGCCTCAATCCCTCGGCGACGGAATGGTGTCGCCTGCTGCAATGGCTACACGTGAGCGGGCTTGCACTCTACTTTTTTGATCGCCTTACATCCCTGCAATTGTCAGACCGTCTGCCACCTGCCATTCACGAGGAACTGGAACAGGCATTTACGGACAATACCCTGCGCTCAAGGGCATTTCTCGAAGAGACTCTACGACTCAATCGCGCGTTCCAGGATGAGGGCGTTCTGTACGCCAACCTGAAGGGCATCACGTTGTGTCCTTTCTCGGTCCCTCGCATGGAGTTGCGCTCTCAGCTAGACCTCGACTTTCTCGTCGATCCCGCCTGTGCCGAACGCGCTCACGCAATCCTCGAACGATGCGGATATCGCCTGCACGCTGTAAGCGGCAAGAGTATGGAGTTCAAGACGCCTGGGCGTTCCAATCCCAGGCTAAGCGACCTCTACAAAGTTACGCCCCACCGGTCGGTCGAGTTGCACGTGGAGCCGGAAGGTTCGCCGCGCCTCCATCGAGTGGAGTGGATACGACGAGAAGGACTCTCCATGCCCTCGCTATCACCGGTCGATCACTATCTCAGTCAGGCGCTCCACCTGTTTAAACACATCCGCGGAGAATTTACACGGCTCTCCTGGTTTCTTGAATTCAGACATCATACGGAGGCACGTAAGGCAGATAGCATTTTCTGGAACGACTTCCTCTCACTCCTGCAGGACGATAAGAAGACGGCCCTTGGGTACGGCATTGCGGCGACAACCTCCCAGGAACTCCTGGACAGATTTGTTCCCTCGCACGTGTCTGCCGTCACCGAGCCCCTGCTCTCCATGGCAACACGGTACTGGATCACGCGCTACAGCCGCACTGCCCTGCTTACCGATTTTCCTGGAAGCAAGCTGTACCTGCTTCTTGAAGAAGAACTGACCAGGAAAGAAGCCTTCGCAGGGCGTTCGGTACAAGCAGCACTGCTTCCGCGCCGGCTTCCCCCAGGCATCAACTGCAAACCCGAACAGGATTCCCTGTCCGCCAAGCTGTATCGGTTGCGGCAGCAGGTTCCCTATGTCTTTTTTCGTCTTCGCTTTCATCTGGTTGAAGGAGCGCGTTACCTCATGGCGTCTATGCAATGGCGGCAGTTTCTTTCAGGGAGTGCGCAATGA
- a CDS encoding cupredoxin domain-containing protein, whose protein sequence is MTIGAILRNIAAVCLVAYTLPSAQASEATARLRLTDAASAKRPAKLPPAVLWLKPLSFTPPPFPAGPNPVMLQKNKTFSPHLVVVPVGGNVTFPNADPFFHNVFSLFDGKRFDLGLYEANSSRSVNFSREGISYIFCNIHPEMSAVVISLSTPYYGIADAGGQFRLIGLPEGEYEMRVWVEGERQPTLDRYTRRVHIAAENVNLGDIAIEHPQPTQHLNKFGQPYGPSDHEIY, encoded by the coding sequence ATGACTATCGGCGCCATTCTTCGCAACATCGCAGCCGTCTGCCTTGTCGCATACACATTGCCCTCCGCTCAGGCATCAGAGGCAACCGCGCGGTTGCGCCTTACAGACGCAGCGTCAGCGAAACGACCGGCAAAGCTTCCTCCAGCCGTGCTTTGGCTCAAACCACTAAGCTTCACACCGCCTCCGTTCCCTGCCGGACCCAACCCGGTCATGCTTCAGAAGAACAAAACTTTCTCGCCTCATCTTGTAGTAGTTCCTGTAGGCGGGAACGTGACCTTCCCCAACGCAGACCCGTTCTTTCACAACGTCTTCTCGCTCTTCGATGGCAAGCGATTTGACCTGGGCCTCTACGAAGCGAACTCGAGCCGCTCGGTTAACTTCTCTCGCGAAGGTATCTCATACATCTTCTGCAATATCCATCCGGAGATGTCGGCAGTCGTTATCTCACTCAGCACGCCATACTATGGCATCGCCGATGCCGGCGGGCAGTTTCGTCTTATAGGACTCCCTGAAGGAGAGTATGAGATGCGTGTGTGGGTAGAAGGCGAACGCCAGCCGACACTCGACCGCTACACCAGGCGCGTCCACATCGCCGCGGAGAACGTCAACCTCGGCGATATTGCGATTGAACACCCTCAACCCACACAGCATCTGAACAAGTTCGGTCAGCCTTATGGCCCGTCAGATCATGAGATCTACTAG
- a CDS encoding cupredoxin domain-containing protein: MKFKWILLTSFTLMSALSFRPIHAGTEPHRIEISAKRFEFSPSEITVKKGEPVELVIQSSDVTHGLQFADLDQKVQINKGTPATLSFTPEKVGDFTGQCFIFCGTGHGQMALTLHVVE, encoded by the coding sequence ATGAAATTTAAGTGGATCCTTCTTACTTCTTTCACACTGATGTCTGCGCTCTCATTCCGCCCGATTCACGCGGGCACTGAGCCGCACCGTATCGAAATTTCAGCAAAGCGCTTTGAGTTTTCTCCGTCAGAGATCACGGTCAAAAAGGGTGAACCGGTCGAACTCGTAATTCAAAGCAGTGATGTCACTCACGGGCTCCAGTTTGCCGACCTGGATCAGAAGGTCCAGATCAACAAAGGGACCCCCGCAACACTTTCATTTACTCCCGAAAAGGTCGGTGATTTCACCGGTCAGTGCTTCATCTTTTGTGGGACCGGCCACGGCCAGATGGCTCTTACGCTCCACGTCGTTGAGTAG
- a CDS encoding O-antigen ligase family protein produces MMPAETLAYPVSRTSTYLFPASVGFYFAARLALSYLFFQAEPRTGAIAGLALNLAFLVGSLFYLFGGHAHTVPVTTPFRWALCFLTVSLVSLSWSVTVSIPIAAGYWSGMAADVAIVWMILRYQPLTDAGESLMRGYVWGACFIAIVTWFSPTMQDLRPGDDEYFSPNAIGFICVLGVYFSQYLNRAARGWRFAPVFLSITLMRTLSKSTIVAFCIAQAYLLLRDRTVSAATRRTAILGAIVIFALFWPLISSYYVVYTNAGNQAETLTGRVGIWGFVLLRALESPWIGHGFHGFRNVIPAFGDFEAWHAHNEVIQQFYTYGVLGLVMFVGVYTSFYRHIRRASSQVRTLFQSLLFFILIRGLADTDRFELSLPMWAILLISTLVYVPALQDGVTA; encoded by the coding sequence ATGATGCCGGCCGAAACTCTTGCATATCCTGTCTCGCGCACATCCACGTATCTCTTTCCCGCGTCCGTCGGCTTCTACTTTGCGGCGCGGCTGGCTCTCTCGTACCTCTTCTTTCAGGCGGAACCGCGGACAGGCGCCATCGCAGGCCTTGCTCTGAATCTTGCCTTCCTTGTCGGCTCACTCTTCTATCTCTTCGGCGGCCATGCGCACACCGTGCCTGTCACGACGCCTTTCCGTTGGGCTCTCTGCTTTCTGACAGTCTCTCTGGTCAGCCTTAGCTGGAGCGTGACCGTCTCGATTCCGATTGCGGCGGGTTACTGGAGTGGCATGGCCGCCGATGTCGCCATCGTCTGGATGATCCTGCGTTACCAGCCGCTCACGGACGCCGGCGAGTCTCTCATGAGGGGCTACGTGTGGGGTGCATGTTTCATTGCGATCGTGACATGGTTTTCGCCTACCATGCAGGATCTGCGTCCCGGTGATGACGAGTACTTCAGCCCCAATGCCATCGGCTTCATCTGCGTCTTAGGCGTGTACTTCTCCCAATACCTCAACCGCGCGGCACGAGGCTGGAGATTTGCTCCTGTCTTTCTCTCTATTACTTTGATGCGAACTCTAAGCAAGAGCACCATTGTCGCTTTCTGCATCGCTCAGGCTTATCTCCTGCTGCGTGACCGTACCGTATCAGCCGCCACCCGCAGAACTGCGATCCTGGGCGCCATCGTCATCTTCGCTCTCTTCTGGCCCCTTATCAGCAGCTACTACGTCGTCTATACGAATGCAGGCAATCAGGCCGAAACGCTTACCGGACGCGTTGGAATATGGGGCTTCGTTCTCCTACGCGCTTTGGAGAGCCCATGGATCGGACACGGCTTCCACGGATTTCGGAACGTGATTCCGGCGTTTGGCGACTTCGAGGCATGGCACGCCCATAACGAAGTGATCCAGCAGTTTTATACCTACGGCGTTCTCGGCCTGGTTATGTTCGTCGGCGTCTACACCAGCTTCTACCGGCATATCCGCCGGGCAAGCTCTCAGGTACGGACACTGTTCCAAAGCCTGCTGTTCTTCATTCTGATCCGGGGCCTTGCCGATACCGATCGCTTCGAGCTCTCTCTGCCGATGTGGGCCATCCTGCTCATAAGCACTTTGGTCTATGTGCCTGCACTTCAGGACGGGGTGACAGCATGA
- a CDS encoding SLBB domain-containing protein, which yields MKRLVLICCCILGLFTRLPAQTLSSSGTDDTQTAQQESTRPQSLTDTNTQEGSASYLEVVRVLQDNPDAMIEVKTVIAEYLTQQGNPTQPDSISDQALYTRLQTNAELRNNVITFLRSRGYLSDAEAPGTTSPTDPGQRSLRPSTDSMTDSTDLLSSSTASRKMPKEAVTPKETRERQEDPSTRERVLHRDTPYNLASLRDLYTQIPQPSRSLKRFGSEVFLRRNSQNAPTTPDIAADVPLGPEYVLGVGDSLTIALWGSVSQNLQRTIDREGKIVLPEAGAIEVAGISLEKAKLLVADRLRTQFRDIQVELSVARPRNIRIYVVGDVQRPGAYELTSVSSPLSALYAAGGPTAVGSLRILRHYRGTRLLDEIDLYDFMLHGVRSEIRMQSGDTLLVPPSGPQVWIDGAIKRPAIYELKGNTAVSTLVEDAGGPAPSAETGQIRIERITPDHQRETVAYDLRTSQEKPVYLRDGDHLFVGSVLPYSSKVIYAEGHLVRPGRTAYHDGMRITDVLHSYQDLLPEPADRGEIVRLQAPDLRPTTIEFSVSEALAGNVDLTLQPFDTIRVFGRYEADAPRVTIAGEVLRPGIYPLSEGMTAADLVRTAGGFKRDALLEAADLTSYQIANGNRVVSQRSSIPIGAAVATRKSSSDVVLRPGDVLTIHQIAGWNDIAASITVEGEVSYPGSYGIQQGERLSSILKRAGGFRETAYPAGAILIREEVRVLEEKTRQELIRQIETSSSAARLAPAVSANDQSSTLQIIQAQQEQVLNRLKTQPAVGRLVIHISSDIASWEGTPADIEVRAGDVIRIPKRPGFVLVNGQVYNATAITFAEGKSAGWYLRRAGGVTEVANEKQIFIIRANGSVVGRDSGFLPRSVLSTKLNPGDVVVVPQKILGASLFWRNLLTTAQLASSIAITAAVAGVL from the coding sequence ATGAAACGGCTCGTCCTTATCTGCTGCTGCATCTTAGGGCTATTCACGCGTCTGCCGGCACAGACACTCTCCTCTTCCGGCACGGACGACACACAGACAGCGCAGCAGGAGAGCACGCGTCCCCAATCTCTGACAGACACCAATACTCAGGAGGGCTCCGCCTCCTATCTCGAAGTAGTGCGGGTTCTACAGGACAATCCCGATGCGATGATCGAGGTCAAGACGGTCATTGCCGAATACCTGACGCAACAGGGCAATCCCACCCAGCCGGACTCGATCTCAGACCAGGCTCTCTATACGCGCCTGCAGACCAATGCGGAGCTCCGTAACAACGTCATCACCTTTCTTCGCTCCCGCGGCTATCTCTCCGATGCTGAAGCACCTGGCACGACCTCTCCCACCGACCCAGGTCAGCGCAGCCTGAGACCGTCCACCGACAGCATGACTGATAGTACAGATCTACTGTCCAGCAGCACTGCGTCACGAAAGATGCCGAAAGAAGCCGTTACACCAAAGGAGACTCGGGAGCGGCAAGAGGATCCGAGCACGCGTGAGCGAGTGCTTCATCGAGATACGCCGTATAACCTGGCATCGCTCCGCGACCTCTACACGCAGATTCCGCAACCCTCACGCTCACTCAAGCGCTTCGGTTCCGAGGTCTTTCTCCGTAGAAACAGCCAGAACGCACCGACTACGCCCGACATCGCAGCCGATGTGCCCCTTGGCCCAGAGTATGTGTTGGGAGTAGGAGATAGCCTGACCATCGCTCTCTGGGGCAGCGTTTCTCAAAACCTTCAACGTACCATCGATCGCGAAGGCAAAATTGTCCTGCCCGAAGCCGGTGCAATCGAAGTCGCTGGGATCTCCCTGGAGAAGGCAAAGCTTCTTGTGGCGGACCGGCTGCGGACACAGTTTCGCGACATTCAAGTCGAGCTCTCGGTCGCGCGTCCGCGGAACATCCGCATCTATGTCGTCGGTGATGTACAGCGGCCCGGAGCCTACGAGCTGACCTCCGTCTCCTCGCCACTCAGCGCACTCTATGCCGCCGGTGGCCCCACAGCAGTCGGGTCGCTGCGGATACTGCGGCACTATCGCGGCACCCGCCTTCTGGATGAAATCGACCTCTACGATTTCATGCTGCATGGCGTCCGCTCTGAGATCAGGATGCAGTCCGGCGACACGCTACTCGTTCCTCCCTCCGGACCCCAGGTCTGGATCGACGGAGCGATCAAACGTCCTGCCATCTACGAATTGAAAGGAAATACAGCAGTCTCCACTCTTGTAGAAGATGCCGGTGGGCCTGCCCCATCAGCGGAGACGGGGCAGATTCGAATTGAACGAATCACGCCCGATCATCAGCGGGAAACCGTCGCGTATGATCTGCGCACCTCGCAAGAGAAACCGGTCTATCTTCGGGATGGGGATCATCTCTTCGTTGGCAGTGTTCTTCCATACAGCAGCAAAGTCATCTACGCGGAGGGACATCTCGTTCGGCCGGGGCGCACGGCGTATCACGATGGCATGCGCATTACAGACGTCCTGCACAGTTATCAAGACCTGCTGCCGGAACCAGCGGACCGGGGCGAGATTGTGCGCCTCCAGGCTCCTGATCTGCGGCCAACGACAATCGAGTTCAGCGTCTCGGAGGCGCTTGCAGGCAACGTCGATCTCACCCTGCAGCCATTCGATACGATAAGGGTCTTTGGACGATATGAGGCCGATGCTCCCCGCGTAACCATCGCCGGAGAGGTGTTGCGTCCAGGTATCTATCCGCTCTCCGAAGGGATGACCGCGGCGGACCTGGTACGCACTGCGGGCGGCTTCAAGCGCGATGCCCTGCTGGAAGCTGCTGACCTTACCAGTTATCAGATCGCGAATGGGAACCGCGTCGTCAGTCAGCGTTCTTCGATCCCCATCGGAGCCGCGGTCGCAACGCGAAAGAGCTCCTCCGATGTTGTACTTCGTCCCGGAGATGTGCTGACCATCCATCAGATCGCCGGCTGGAACGATATCGCTGCCTCCATCACGGTGGAAGGTGAGGTCTCCTATCCGGGTTCTTACGGAATCCAACAGGGAGAACGGCTCAGCTCCATTCTGAAGAGAGCCGGAGGCTTCCGCGAGACAGCCTACCCAGCTGGAGCCATCCTCATTCGTGAAGAGGTTCGAGTCCTTGAAGAGAAGACTCGCCAGGAACTGATCCGTCAGATCGAGACAAGCTCTTCTGCTGCCCGGCTCGCACCTGCGGTCTCTGCCAACGATCAGTCTTCAACACTGCAGATTATTCAAGCGCAACAGGAGCAGGTGCTGAACCGGTTGAAGACCCAACCGGCGGTCGGCCGCCTTGTCATACACATATCCAGCGACATCGCCTCATGGGAAGGAACCCCGGCGGATATCGAGGTACGCGCGGGTGACGTCATCCGGATTCCGAAGCGGCCTGGCTTTGTGCTTGTGAATGGGCAGGTCTATAACGCCACAGCGATCACCTTTGCTGAAGGTAAATCCGCCGGGTGGTATCTCCGCCGCGCAGGCGGAGTCACCGAGGTTGCAAATGAGAAGCAAATTTTCATCATTCGCGCCAATGGCTCTGTCGTCGGACGCGACAGCGGCTTCCTGCCGCGCAGTGTGCTGTCTACCAAGCTCAACCCTGGCGATGTGGTCGTCGTCCCACAGAAGATCCTTGGGGCGTCTCTTTTCTGGAGAAATCTCCTGACAACGGCACAGCTGGCCTCCTCCATTGCGATCACCGCTGCTGTGGCAGGTGTGCTATGA
- a CDS encoding oligosaccharide flippase family protein, which translates to MKRHLANAAYGVIDYLAFPLGMLIVAPVVLHHLGAASYGLWTLVTSVVTIGSVAASGFGDANIQRVSRWLEQDDPVAIRRTVRNSLSIHLVLGCLLATILLAFASTAAARFTLVTPELNHQCFLSLCLAALIVLARALETVCVSTQRAFLRYAASIRISLCARVLTLVAAAFLSILHASIVSIVAATALITAVATAWQFYELAKLMHVRWIAPAFHPDVLRDLFRFGIYSWLQAVSAVIFVQIDRIFLGMHLGMQAVAAYALCLQLSQPLYGIAAAGLHFLFPHFASGAGTRHDQGRQVLIATLCNVVLVTIGAAILVTFGRPLLRIWASSAIAEASAGVLPLAVISTAFAGMGVTATYTLLAHDHSRTVMLFNVIGGAVSICLMPYLLSRFGIVGLAAARLPYGVANLLLYLPLFSVLTARNLPVAAYEEVR; encoded by the coding sequence ATGAAACGGCATCTGGCCAATGCGGCGTACGGCGTCATCGACTATCTTGCGTTTCCATTGGGAATGCTGATTGTCGCGCCCGTCGTGCTGCATCACCTCGGAGCCGCGTCGTATGGCCTTTGGACCCTAGTTACCAGTGTTGTCACGATTGGCAGCGTTGCCGCTTCGGGCTTCGGTGATGCCAATATTCAGAGGGTGAGCCGCTGGCTTGAACAAGACGATCCCGTCGCCATCAGGCGCACCGTCCGCAACTCCTTGAGCATCCATCTCGTTCTTGGATGTCTGCTGGCAACCATTCTGCTTGCGTTTGCCAGTACAGCTGCAGCACGCTTCACGCTGGTTACACCTGAGTTGAACCACCAATGTTTCCTCAGCCTTTGCCTTGCGGCGCTGATCGTACTTGCAAGGGCGCTGGAAACAGTGTGCGTCAGCACACAGCGCGCCTTTCTGCGATACGCCGCCAGCATCCGAATCAGCCTGTGCGCCCGCGTTCTTACGCTCGTAGCCGCCGCATTTCTGAGTATCCTGCATGCGTCGATCGTCTCGATCGTAGCCGCAACGGCTCTCATCACCGCGGTAGCAACAGCATGGCAGTTTTATGAACTGGCGAAGCTAATGCACGTGCGCTGGATCGCTCCTGCATTTCATCCGGATGTACTCAGAGACCTCTTCAGGTTCGGAATCTATAGCTGGCTTCAAGCCGTATCGGCCGTCATCTTCGTCCAGATAGATCGCATCTTCCTGGGCATGCATCTCGGCATGCAGGCTGTCGCAGCGTATGCCCTGTGTCTTCAGCTATCGCAGCCTCTCTATGGAATCGCCGCCGCTGGTCTTCATTTTCTCTTCCCTCACTTCGCATCGGGCGCCGGCACCAGGCACGATCAAGGGAGACAGGTTCTCATTGCCACTCTTTGCAACGTCGTCCTGGTAACGATCGGAGCAGCAATTCTTGTGACGTTTGGGCGTCCGCTGTTGCGTATATGGGCTTCGAGCGCGATCGCGGAAGCCTCAGCCGGTGTCCTCCCGCTCGCCGTCATCAGCACAGCGTTTGCCGGCATGGGCGTCACGGCCACATATACCTTGCTCGCCCATGACCATTCCCGGACGGTAATGCTCTTCAACGTTATTGGCGGAGCCGTCTCTATCTGCCTGATGCCTTACCTGCTTTCGCGTTTTGGCATCGTCGGTCTTGCAGCCGCGAGGCTTCCTTATGGTGTCGCCAACCTGCTGCTCTATCTCCCGCTCTTCTCAGTGCTTACGGCACGTAACCTCCCGGTTGCTGCCTATGAGGAGGTGCGATGA